In Vigna angularis cultivar LongXiaoDou No.4 chromosome 8, ASM1680809v1, whole genome shotgun sequence, the DNA window TGTAATCTcgtttttttcttatatttgatAATGGTTTTCATGATGCACTTAACATGATTGATTAAAATCACAACCAATTTATGCCCATGAATGTTCTCATTTATCACTCACATGAGATAGAAAGTAAGTGACACTTTACTTAGTGTTAGAAGCGTCGACCAgagaaaacaaatttttatatttttatgaaccGATCAAATGACTTTCTCTGTCCAGGAAACTTCATTCTACCAGACTGAATTCTATTATGAAGCTGGAATAAGGGTTAGAGGTGAAAATTTCGGTCTTTGATCAGAACTAGGAATTGGCTCTTGGTTCTACAAGAGTTACAAGAATGGCATTGGCATCTGTTCCAAAACTAGTGCTTGGATCCATTGCCTTTGCAATCTTTTGGATGCTAGCAGTTTTTCCTGCTGTGCCATTCCTTCCCATTGGGAGAACTGCAGGGTCCTTGTTAGGTGCAATGCTCATGGTCATATTCCAAGTTCTCAGTCCAGATCAAGCATACGAAGCAATCGATCTTCCAATTCTCGGTCTTCTTTTCGGCACAATGGTAGTCAGTGTTTACCTAGAAAGAGCTGACATGTTTAAATACATAGGAAAATTgctttcatggaaaagtaaagGAGCAAAGGACTTACTTTTTAGAATCTGTGTGATTTCTGCTGTCTCAAGTGCTCTTTTCACCAATGACACTGCCTGTGTTGTTCTGACTGAATTCATATTGAAAATTGCAAAGCAACACAACCTCCCACCACACCCTTTACTGCTTGCACTTGCTACAAGTGCTAATATTGGCTCTGCAGCAACTCCGATCGGCAACCCTCAAAATCTTGTCATAGCTGTTCAAGGTAAAATATCATTCGGACAGTTTCTGATTGGTGTTCTTCCAGCTATGCTTGTAGGGGTTGTAGTGAATGCTGTGATTCTTATGGTGATGTATTGGAGGGTGTTGTCTATTCAAAAGGATGAAGAAAATCCAATAGCAAATCATGCAGCAGAGGAAGAGGTTAATTCTCATCAGTTTTCTCCAGCCACAATGTCTCATTATAACTCACTCAACTCTGAACAATGGAATGCACACATGGAAAATATCAATCTTCCAAGTTCCCCTCATGGTCAGAATCTGAGAATTCGATCGGTAGTGGGTGATGGTGAAATCGAC includes these proteins:
- the LOC108344914 gene encoding silicon efflux transporter LSI2 yields the protein MALASVPKLVLGSIAFAIFWMLAVFPAVPFLPIGRTAGSLLGAMLMVIFQVLSPDQAYEAIDLPILGLLFGTMVVSVYLERADMFKYIGKLLSWKSKGAKDLLFRICVISAVSSALFTNDTACVVLTEFILKIAKQHNLPPHPLLLALATSANIGSAATPIGNPQNLVIAVQGKISFGQFLIGVLPAMLVGVVVNAVILMVMYWRVLSIQKDEENPIANHAAEEEVNSHQFSPATMSHYNSLNSEQWNAHMENINLPSSPHGQNLRIRSVVGDGEIDRVLSNTLDSTRNSNASKEETNGMTYETHEETSPSKTDAKMVKPVVETVLNSLEVKERLGVRWKYILWKSCVYMITLGMLVAMLFGLNMSWTAISAALALVVLDFQDARPSLEKVSYSLLIFFCGMFITVDGFNKTGIPRALWEVMEPYSRVDRASGVAMLALVILILSNVASNVPTVLLLGGPVAASAAAISEESEKKAWLILAWASTVAGNLSLLGSAANLIVCEQARRAPNIAYTLTFWNHLKFGLPSTLIITAIGLTLIR